The Numida meleagris isolate 19003 breed g44 Domestic line chromosome 20, NumMel1.0, whole genome shotgun sequence genome has a window encoding:
- the PARK7 gene encoding protein DJ-1, translating to MASKRALVILAKGAEEMETVIPTDVMRRAGIKVTVAGLTGKEPVQCSRDVLICPDASLEDARKEGPYDVIVLPGGNLGAQNLSESAAVKDILKDQESRKGLIAAICAGPTALLAHGIGFGSKVTTHPLAKDKMMNGAHYCYSESRVEKDGNILTSRGPGTSFEFGLAIVETLMGKEVAEQVKAPLILKD from the exons ATGGCCTCAAAAAGAGCATTGGTGATTCTGGCAAAAGGGGCAGAGGAAATGGAAACTGTCATCCCCACTGATGTTATGAGAAGAGCTGGG ATCAAGGTGACTGTTGCAGGCCTAACTGGGAAAGAACCAGTGCAGTGTAGTCGAGATGTCCTCATTTGTCCTGATGCCAGTCTAGAGGATGCCAGAAAAGAG ggACCTTACGATGTCATTGTCCTTCCTGGAGGTAACCTTGGAGCTCAGAACTTGTCAGAG TCTGCTGCTGTTAAAGACATTTTGAAGgatcaggaaagcagaaaaggcCTGATCGCTGCTATATGTGCAG GTCCTACTGCCCTTCTGGCACATGGGATAGGATTTGGAAGCAAAGTCACAACACATCCTTTGGCCAAAGATAAAATGATGAATGGAG CTCACTACTGCTACTCCGAGAGCCGTGTGGAGAAAGATGGGAACATCCTCACCAGCCGTGGCCCTGGTACCAGCTTTGAGTTTGGGTTGGCCATTGTTGAAACGCTGATGGGGAAGGAAGTGGCTGAACAAGTGAAGGCACCCCTAATATTGAAAGACTGA
- the TNFRSF9 gene encoding tumor necrosis factor receptor superfamily member 9 translates to MGAAAPLLRAVLLALALSPGRAAAAPCAATCPAGTFVAGAGCGREASCQQCPSDTFSSVVGASSCNLCRRCEGRFKYLKVCSPISDAECTCKEGYRCSDSGCSRCDRSCGLGEEKTGSGCQACRYGTFNDRPDGSCKNWTMCSENQVLEPGTATKDVVCKHSSDNPALATTLPTTSPAIPFRIAVPGKDLQMDIIRISLAVAGLLCVAFLLPLCVCLSIWQKKKLHAVFKKMHATPEQSIQEETCSCRFPEEEQGEDQDCGKSTEFRDLLEN, encoded by the exons ATGGGAGCGGCCGCCCCGCTGCTGCGCGCGGTGCTGCTGGCGCTGGCGCTGAGCCCGGGGCGCGCGGCCGCCGCTCCGTGCGCCGCCACCTGCCCGGCGG GTACCTTCGTGGCCGGCGCGGGTTGCGGGCGGGAAGCgagctgccagcagtgcccGTCCGACACCTTCTCCAGCGTGGtgggagccagcagctgcaaCCTGTGCCGCAGATGCGAAG GAAGATTCAAGTACTTAAAGGTGTGTTCACCAATAAGTGACGCTGAGTGCACATGCAAGGAGGGATATCGCTGCAGTGACAGTGGCTGCTCCCGCTGTGACAGAAGCTGCGGCCTCGGCGAGGAGAAAACTGGGAGCG GTTGCCAGGCTTGCCGCTATGGAACTTTTAATGATCGGCCTGATGGCTCCTGTAAAAACTGGACAat GTGTTCTGAAAACCAGGTTCTGGAGCCTGGAACTGCAACGAAAGATGTGGTTTGCAAACACAGTTCAGATAATCCTGCTTTAGCCACCACTTTACCTACCACTTCTCCTGCAATCCCATTTCGTATCGCTGTGCCAG GGAAGGACCTCCAGATGGACATTATCAGAATTTCTCTTGCTGTAGCGGGGCTGTTGTGCGtagcatttctgctgcctttgtgtGTATGCCTCAGCAtctggcagaaaaagaaactacaTGCCGTCTTCAAGAAAA tgcatgCTACACCTGAACAATCAATTCAGGAAGAGACCTGCAGCTGCCGCTTTCCTGAGGAAGAACAAGGTGAAGATCAAGACTGTGGCAAATCCACAGAATTCAGAGATCTTTTGGAGAATTAA
- the ERRFI1 gene encoding ERBB receptor feedback inhibitor 1: protein MSTAGVAAQEMRVPLKAGFLHASQGMGGLKTCWGSHSGFENTFFNVDPIAVAYNLNPSEEQHLPSTGHSSNCVPTNDHSFAESCIQVPSQKSSPAPVSPKNEQPISRYEDQLIPGFSKLSLTMGYVSEETPPHMPIKNGPIQFLSAPSHDRSSRPLPPLPVPEDLIPDEVDREVEFLTSSDTDFLLEDYGLPPFKSSGSSRRSFRGCGQINYAYFDAPAGPKTEDANPTQSLNGCISSIYPPPQQLHRRLRRSHSGPAGSLNKPVVRLSGHLNRSSPNSDEDKPEIPPRVPIPPRALKPDYRRWSAEVASSAYSDEDRPPKVPPREPLSRSNSRTPSPKSLPSYLNGVMPPTQSFAPDPKYVSSKALQRQNSEGSSNRVPCILPIIENGKKASSTHYYLLPERPPYLDKYEKFFREAEETSSNTEVQSWSGDCMATSVPTKLDSKPRMDIAGHLKRKHLSYVVSP from the exons ATGTCAACTGCAGGAGTTGCTGCTCAGGAAATGAGAGTCCCACTGAAAGCTGGATTTCTTCATGCTAGTCAAGGCATGGGGGGTCTGAAAACCTGCTGGGGTAGCCACAGTGGATTTGAGAA tacTTTCTTTAACGTGGACCCTATAGCAGTTGCATATAACTTGAATCCATCAGAAGAGCAACATTTACCATCCACTG GGCACTCTTCCAACTGTGTTCCCACAAATGACCACAGCTTTGCTGAAAGTTGCATCCAAGTCCCATCTCAGAAATCTAGTCCAGCTCCTGTAAGTCCCAAAAATGAGCAGCCAATTTCCAGATATGAAGACCAGCTCATTCCTGGCTTTAGTAAACTGTCGTTAACCATGGGCtatgtttctgaagaaacacCTCCTCACATGCCAATAAAAAATGGGCCAATTCAGTTTCTGTCTGCACCTTCCCATGATCGTAGCTCCAGGCCGCTGCCCCCTCTGCCCGTTCCCGAGGATCTTATTCCAGACGAGGTTGACAGAGAAGTGGAATTCCTGACTAGCTCAGATACGGACTTTTTGTTAGAAGATTATGGACTTCCTCCTTTTAAATCCAGTGGCTCGAGTCGGCGGAGCTTTAGAGGTTGTGGACAAATCAACTATGCATATTTTGATGCTCCAGCAGGACCAAAAACAGAAGATGCCAACCCTACACAAAGCCTAAATGGATGCATATCCAGTATTTACCCTCCTCCACAGCAGCTGCATCGACGTTTGCGAAGGTCCCATTCAGGACCAGCTGGCTCTCTCAATAAACCAGTAGTGAGACTATCTGGACATTTAAACAGGTCTTCTCCAAACTCAGACGAAGATAAACCAGAGATCCCCCCAAGGGTTCCCATACCTCCAAGGGCTCTCAAACCAGATTACAGAAGGTGGTCAGCAGAAGTTGCTTCTAGTGCATACAGTGATGAAGACAGGCCTCCCAAAGTACCCCCTAGAGAACCTTTGTCTCGTAGTAATTCCCGTACTCCAAGTCCTAAAAGCCTGCCATCATACCTCAATGGGGTTATGCCTCCCACCCAGAGCTTTGCACCTGATCCTAAATATGTCAGCAGCAAAGCTCTACAAAGACAAAATAGTGAAGGATCTTCCAACAGGGTCCCTTGCATTCTTCCAATTATTGAAAATGGTAAGAAGGCCAGTTCAACACACTACTATCTGCTGCCTGAAAGGCCTCCATATCTGGACAAGTATGAGAAAttcttcagagaagcagaagaaactaGTTCTAATACAGAGGTTCAATCCTGGTCTGGTGACTGCATGGCCACTTCAGTCCCAACAAAACTGGACTCAAAACCTAGAATGGACATAGCTGGTCATCTGAAACGAAAACATCTGTCTTATGTTGTTTCTCCATAG